Proteins found in one Cyprinus carpio isolate SPL01 chromosome B10, ASM1834038v1, whole genome shotgun sequence genomic segment:
- the erap1a gene encoding LOW QUALITY PROTEIN: endoplasmic reticulum aminopeptidase 1 (The sequence of the model RefSeq protein was modified relative to this genomic sequence to represent the inferred CDS: deleted 2 bases in 1 codon) yields the protein MTFARSCSSSCLFAQSWCLCCFTFAVLFCGLVVGNHADTNALPFPWDKIRCQKQVKPRETIDLLIHPNLTSMTFTGVLQILLEVEQDTRAIVLHSKHLQISKAQLLGSTHPRDLQVSEFEAYEQIALFSDGFTFEKGNHVVHLEFYANLSDSFHGFYKGRYTTNSGEVRMLASTQFEPTHARAAFPCFDEPAFKANFTIRVRRESRHISISNMPKLRTVEMADGLLEDQFDTTVKMSTYLVAFIVSDFQSISKKSQHGVEISVYTVPEKISQAEYALSTAVTLLDFYDDYFDIPYPLPKHDLAAIPDFQSGAMENWGLSTYRESGLLFDPEKSSSSDKLGITKVIAHELAHQWFGNLVTMQWWNDLWLNEGFAKFMEYVSVNITHPELQVDDYFLEKCFTAMSVDSLTSSHPISTPVENPAEISEMFDDVSYRKGACILNMLRDFLTPEAFKYGIIHYTNTKIYQNKVNTNAFQSFQICTSDELDSGRLKLDGFCSKNRAESPASKWFMEDSVDVRAIMDTWTLQEGFPLITVEVKGQEVTLKQERFLREANSSKTSKTSSFLWQVPLTYITSHSSAMQRFLLKSEKDVLYLPEKVDWIKFNVDLRGYYIVHYESGGWDALINQLQQNHSVFSSNDRASLIHDIFQLVSIEKIPLDKALNLSLYLSKESEIMPVTQGFNELVPLYKLMEKRNMEELENQLKGHLVKLFKTLIDRQSWSDDGSVSERMLRNYLLLFACVRRYPSCISTATQLFQQWKESDGKMWLPTDISLVVYTEGARTDEGWDFLLEKYKRSVSPSEKWMIKAALSYTPLTHKLQWLLERSIEGEIMKTQDLPSLVITVSKNPKGFKLAWDFLKTNWGKLVKKFDLGSSAISRMAVGVTDQYSTREMLHEVQSFFGSLAQDQGSGLRSIQQALQKIQQNIRWMDRNVPLLKAWLDRNSL from the exons ATGACGTTTGCTCG CTCCTGTTCTTCATCATGCCTCTTCGCACAGTCTTGGTGTTTATGCTGCTTTACATTTGCAGTTTTATTCTGTGGCCTTGTTGTTGGTAACCATGCAGACACAAATGCCTTGCCTTTTCCCTGGGATAAGATAAGA TGCCAGAAACAGGTGAAACCCAGAGAAACTATTGACCTCCTGATACACCCCAACTTGACCTCCATGACCTTCACCGGGGTCCTCCAGATCCTCTTAGAGGTAGAGCAGGACACCAGAGCCATCGTCCTTCACAGCAAGCACCTGCAGATCTCCAAAGCCCAGCTCTTGGGCTCCACACATCCTCGGGATCTGCAGGTCAGTGAGTTTGAAGCCTATGAACAGATCGCACTCTTTTCTGACGGCTTCACATTTGAGAAAGGAAACCATGTGGTGCATTTGGAGTTCTACGCCAACCTGTCGGACAGTTTTCATGGCTTTTATAAAGGCAGATATACCACAAACAGCGGAGAGGTCAG GATGCTGGCGTCCACTCAGTTTGAGCCGACACATGCTCGAGCCGCCTTCCCTTGTTTTGACGAACCTGCATTTAAAGCCAACTTCACCATCCGTGTGCGCCGAGAGTCCAGGCACATCTCCATATCCAacatgcccaag CTGAGAACTGTAGAAATGGCCGACGGGCTGCTCGAGGATCAGTTTGACACGACGGTGAAGATGAGCACCTACCTGGTGGCCTTCATCGTCTCCGAtttccagtccatcagtaaaaAAAGCCAGCATGGAGTCGAG ATATCCGTGTATACTGTTCCCGAGAAGATCAGTCAGGCGGAATATGCTCTCAGCACCGCCGTCACACTGCTGGacttttatgatgattattttgACATCCCGTATCCACTTCCCAAACACG ATCTTGCAGCGATCCCAGATTTCCAGTCAGGTGCTATGGAGAACTGGGGCCTGTCGACTTACAGAGAGTCCGGTTTGCTCTTTGACCCTGAGAAATCTTCTTCCTCGGACAAACTGGGAATCACCAAAGTCATCGCCCATGAACTAGCCCATCAG TGGTTTGGAAACCTGGTCACGATGCAGTGGTGGAACGATCTGTGGTTAAACGAGGGCTTTGCCAAGTTCATGGAGTATGTGTCCGTCAACATCACCCACCCCGAGCTGCAAGTG GATGATTATTTCCTGGAGAAGTGCTTCACTGCTATGTCAGTGGACTCTTTAACCTCCTCACACCCCATTTCCACTCCAGTGGAGAATCCCGCGGAGATCAGCGAGATGTTTGATGACGTTTCCTACCGGAAG GGTGCGTGTATCCTGAACATGTTGAGGGATTTCCTGACGCCAGAGGCTTTCAAGTACGGTATTATACACTACACCAATACAAAAATCTACCAGAACAAAGTTAACAC taatgcatttcaatCTTTTCAGATCTGCACTTCTGATGAATTGGATTCAGGGAGACTAAAACTTGATGGATTCTGTTCCAAAAACAGGGCTGAATCTCCAGCCTCT AAATGGTTCATGGAGGACAGTGTTGATGTTCGAGCCATTATGGACACCTGGACTCTGCAGGAGGGCTTTCCTTTAATCACtgtggaggtcaaaggtcaagaggTCACCCTCAAACAGGAGCGCTTCCTTAGAGAAGCAAACTCCTCAAAGACTTCAAA GACATCAAGCTTCCTGTGGCAGGTTCCTCTGACTTACATCACCAGTCACAGTAGTGCAATGCAGCGTTTCTTGCTGAAAAGTGAAAAAG ATGTGTTGTACCTGCCAGAGAAGGTGGACTGGATTAAATTTAACGTAGACCTGCGTGGGTATTATATTGTACATTATGAGTCAGGAGGCTGGGACGCTTTGATCAACCAACTCCAGCAGAACCACAGTGTGTTCAGCAGCAACGACAGAGCCAGTCTGATCCACGACATCTTTCAGCTGGTCAG CATTGAGAAAATCCCACTGGACAAAGCTCTGAATCTGAGTTTGTACCTCAGTAAAGAGTCGGAGATCATGCCGGTGACGCAGGGCTTTAATGAGCTGGTGCCGCTCTACAAACTCATGGAGAAGAGAAACATGGAGGAACTGGAGAACCAGCTGAAG GGTCATTTAGTGAAGTTATTCAAGACGCTGATTGACCGTCAGAGCTGGTCTGACGACGGGTCTGTGTCCGAGCGGATGCTCAGGAATTATCTGCTGTTGTTCGCCTGCGTCCGTCGTTACCCATCATGCATCAGCACCGCCACTCAACTCTTCCAGCAGTGGAAGGAATCCGATGGCAAAATGTG GCTGCCCACTGACATCAGTTTAGTGGTCTACACTGAAGGGGCGCGTACAGACGAAGGCTGGGACTTCCTGTTGGAGAAATACAAGCGATCCGTCTCGCCATCAGAGAAGTGGATGATTAAAGCCGCCCTCTCGTACACTCCATTAACTCACAAGCTTCAGTG GCTTTTGGAAAGAAGCATCGAAGGAGAGATCATGAAAACTCAAGACCTGCCGTCGCTGGTCATCACTGTCAGTAAAAACCCAAAAGGTTTCAAACTCGCCTGGGACTTCTTGAAAACCAACTGGGGGAAACTTGTGAAAAA GTTCGATCTCGGTTCGTCTGCAATATCTCGCATGGCGGTCGGTGTGACCGATCAGTATTCCACCAGAGAAATGCTCCACGAG GTTCAGTCTTTCTTCGGGTCACTGGCGCAGGATCAGGGCTCCGGGCTCCGCAGCATTCAACAGGCCCTGCAGAAAATCCAGCAGAACATCCGCTGGATGGACAGGAACGTCCCACTCCTGAAAGCCTGGCTGGACAGAAACAGTCTGTGA